The Methanococcoides methylutens MM1 genome has a window encoding:
- the mch gene encoding methenyltetrahydromethanopterin cyclohydrolase — protein sequence MISVNEKGLAIIDEMLDWEEEIKVESKELENGATIIDCGVNVEGGYDAGMYLSRLCLADLAEISYTKVDLDGLPVPAIQVATDHPTIACMASQYAGWRIAVGDYFGMGSGPARGLGLKPKELYEEIGYKDDADAAVLVMESDKLPTEEIVEYIAKHCSVEPQNVYVAVAPTSSIAGSVQISARVVETGIHKLESIGFDINTIKSGFGVAPIAPIVGDDTKCMGSTNDCIIYCGETYYTVDYGDAEKLEDFVKKAPSTTSRDFGKPFFTTFKEAGFDFFKVDAGMFAPAKITINDVATKKSFTSGRINPGILLESFGIKNV from the coding sequence ATGATAAGTGTCAACGAAAAGGGCTTAGCTATTATTGATGAGATGTTAGACTGGGAAGAAGAGATCAAGGTCGAGTCAAAGGAACTTGAGAACGGCGCTACCATCATTGACTGTGGTGTCAATGTTGAGGGTGGCTATGATGCAGGTATGTACCTCTCACGCCTCTGCCTTGCAGACCTTGCAGAGATCTCATACACAAAGGTCGACCTCGATGGTCTTCCAGTACCAGCTATCCAGGTTGCTACAGACCACCCTACCATCGCATGTATGGCATCCCAGTACGCAGGATGGAGAATTGCAGTCGGCGACTACTTCGGTATGGGCTCCGGTCCTGCAAGAGGTCTTGGCCTTAAACCAAAAGAGCTCTACGAAGAGATCGGCTACAAGGACGATGCAGATGCAGCAGTTCTCGTAATGGAATCCGACAAGCTCCCAACCGAGGAGATCGTTGAGTACATCGCAAAGCACTGCAGTGTTGAGCCACAGAACGTTTACGTCGCAGTAGCACCAACATCATCAATCGCAGGTTCAGTACAGATCTCCGCAAGGGTCGTTGAAACAGGTATCCACAAGCTCGAGTCCATCGGCTTTGACATCAACACCATCAAGAGCGGTTTCGGTGTAGCACCTATTGCACCAATCGTCGGAGACGACACAAAGTGCATGGGTTCAACCAACGACTGTATCATCTACTGTGGTGAGACCTACTACACCGTTGACTACGGAGACGCAGAGAAACTCGAAGACTTCGTAAAGAAGGCACCATCCACAACATCCAGGGACTTCGGTAAGCCATTCTTCACAACCTTCAAGGAAGCAGGTTTCGACTTCTTCAAGGTCGACGCCGGTATGTTCGCTCCTGCAAAGATCACAATCAACGATGTCGCAACCAAAAAGTCATTCACCAGCGGTCGCATCAACCCTGGAATCCTTCTCGAATCATTCGGCATCAAGAACGTATAA
- a CDS encoding uroporphyrinogen decarboxylase family protein, producing the protein MAQRMTSPERMMAVMSGQKPDRIPVVPFALGYSSKVLGISLGDWYADGNKCFEAQLASMRLHGYEETPMYGYASCGAWEFGGKIGFPYGKGQGAPYVIEHPVKNIDDIENLSVPDFKDELPGAYKEADKLASRCAEFGMPVSIQVGSVFTTASVVADTSDFLTWIMMEPKSVHVLLSKVADMFINAIDYFADKYGAENLLPFDGGPSESNTMISPDMFGEFAFPYMKRIHSHMKELGVHAVLMHPCANQNGNIPYYVKMREELGWTGKYVWLFGPETPVSSQVKAFGDHDVVCGNIDPSLFITKSYEELVEICRQNILEGKDSPSGFILAPGCEFPVGAPPIKLMAMMDAAEKYGRYE; encoded by the coding sequence ATGGCACAGAGGATGACATCACCTGAACGGATGATGGCGGTTATGTCCGGACAAAAACCGGATCGTATACCTGTGGTTCCTTTTGCTTTGGGATATTCTTCAAAGGTTCTTGGTATATCTCTTGGTGATTGGTATGCAGATGGAAACAAGTGTTTTGAAGCACAGTTAGCTTCAATGCGCCTGCATGGTTATGAAGAGACACCGATGTATGGATACGCTTCCTGCGGTGCCTGGGAATTTGGAGGCAAAATAGGTTTTCCTTATGGCAAAGGACAGGGTGCTCCCTATGTTATAGAACATCCTGTGAAGAACATTGATGATATTGAAAATTTAAGTGTACCTGACTTCAAGGATGAACTTCCTGGTGCATATAAAGAAGCGGATAAACTAGCTTCCAGATGTGCTGAGTTTGGTATGCCGGTCTCTATACAGGTAGGTAGTGTATTTACAACTGCTTCAGTTGTTGCGGATACATCTGATTTTTTGACCTGGATCATGATGGAACCCAAATCTGTACACGTATTACTTAGTAAGGTCGCGGATATGTTCATTAATGCTATAGATTATTTCGCAGACAAATATGGTGCAGAAAACCTGCTTCCTTTCGATGGGGGTCCATCTGAATCCAATACTATGATCTCTCCTGATATGTTTGGAGAATTCGCCTTTCCTTACATGAAGAGAATTCATTCTCATATGAAAGAACTGGGGGTACATGCTGTACTTATGCATCCGTGTGCAAACCAGAATGGTAACATCCCTTATTATGTAAAAATGAGGGAAGAGCTTGGATGGACTGGAAAATATGTATGGCTCTTTGGTCCGGAAACACCTGTAAGCAGTCAGGTAAAAGCATTCGGTGACCACGATGTCGTCTGTGGTAATATAGATCCATCACTTTTCATTACCAAATCATATGAAGAGTTAGTGGAAATATGCAGACAGAATATCCTTGAAGGGAAAGATTCTCCCTCAGGTTTCATACTGGCTCCCGGCTGTGAATTCCCTGTTGGCGCGCCACCGATCAAATTGATGGCTATGATGGATGCTGCCGAAAAATATGGCAGATACGAATAA
- a CDS encoding GbsR/MarR family transcriptional regulator, producing METAKKEFQNLVYQSMKSYGLDELSSKLLAVLYSAPDPLTLDDLSKMSGYSFSAVSASMKLLSGVKLVEKTKRSGSKKLYFSVQRDMLTLSINAIKSKNEHMVVPAIQNLPAMIERCRNSDAEESEEMLNIIEDYYQQMVALELIFKKLIEYTENIRTEVNKR from the coding sequence ATGGAAACTGCAAAGAAAGAATTTCAGAACCTTGTATACCAGAGCATGAAGTCCTACGGACTTGATGAGCTTTCCTCTAAGTTACTTGCAGTACTTTATTCCGCACCCGATCCACTTACCCTTGATGATCTTTCTAAAATGAGCGGTTATAGTTTTTCAGCAGTCAGTGCGTCAATGAAACTGCTTAGCGGAGTAAAGTTGGTGGAAAAGACCAAGAGGTCCGGTTCTAAGAAATTGTACTTCTCGGTCCAGCGAGATATGCTGACACTTAGTATCAATGCGATAAAGTCCAAGAATGAACATATGGTGGTTCCCGCAATCCAGAATCTTCCTGCAATGATTGAAAGATGCAGAAATAGTGATGCTGAAGAATCGGAAGAGATGCTCAACATCATCGAGGATTATTATCAGCAGATGGTTGCACTGGAACTTATCTTCAAGAAATTGATCGAATACACAGAAAATATCAGGACTGAGGTGAATAAAAGATGA
- a CDS encoding COG1361 S-layer family protein — protein MNPNVKPLCLLLLVLAVAITGTTTASADDSFTGGIICLNAEIKELSPSSVGIDEEFTLAIDLESCGSEAPKDITFEIISIPPDIIVTEDLVTRIAEFSYPSSERNLIYHMRTTPDANPGPHIIKMKLTYANKELETTKYYEVDVRVTGEDAEPRISSVTTNPEYIYEGDTVDLTLGIENYGEAIAKSVSVSVDHDFKGIKNSTIGTLGLNGSQTALFKFKADSAGEFNIPVIIGYEDDFGMQQDEYDITITVLDKKGSLHLASVKVDPVIPSVDDTVELTMRIENSGDRRINSIRVYADHPFMGLKESFIGTLDPNEDGPAVITFIADEAGEYEIPVTITYIDDFGEEQVETKVSIIVMESNSGAGTILLVLLVLAVIGGLVYYNYRMKKSKDEIIKQLMEGSNNPAGKKLEEETEIEDEE, from the coding sequence ATGAATCCGAATGTAAAACCTTTATGTTTGTTACTGCTTGTTCTTGCTGTTGCTATAACCGGAACAACAACAGCATCAGCAGATGATTCTTTTACTGGTGGGATAATATGTCTAAATGCAGAGATAAAGGAGCTAAGCCCCAGTTCGGTAGGCATCGATGAAGAGTTCACCCTTGCCATCGATCTTGAGAGCTGCGGTTCCGAAGCTCCTAAAGATATTACCTTTGAGATCATCAGCATCCCTCCGGATATCATCGTCACAGAAGATCTTGTAACCAGAATTGCTGAATTCTCATACCCTTCAAGCGAAAGGAATCTGATATATCACATGAGGACAACCCCGGATGCAAATCCCGGTCCTCATATCATCAAGATGAAACTGACATATGCCAATAAAGAGCTCGAGACCACGAAGTATTATGAGGTCGATGTCAGGGTGACAGGTGAGGATGCCGAACCAAGGATCTCTTCCGTCACCACCAATCCTGAGTATATCTATGAAGGGGATACTGTCGACCTTACACTTGGTATAGAAAACTACGGTGAAGCAATTGCTAAATCCGTATCTGTTAGCGTGGATCATGATTTTAAAGGCATTAAGAACTCCACTATCGGAACCCTTGGCCTGAATGGTAGTCAAACTGCATTGTTCAAGTTCAAAGCGGATAGTGCCGGTGAATTCAACATTCCTGTCATCATAGGGTATGAAGATGATTTCGGCATGCAGCAGGATGAATACGACATTACGATAACCGTCCTTGACAAAAAAGGAAGCCTGCATCTTGCTTCTGTAAAGGTGGATCCTGTAATTCCTTCTGTTGATGACACTGTAGAGTTGACCATGAGGATAGAGAACTCCGGGGACCGCAGGATCAATTCGATCAGGGTCTATGCCGACCATCCGTTCATGGGCTTAAAAGAATCCTTTATCGGAACACTTGATCCCAATGAGGATGGTCCTGCAGTTATCACTTTTATAGCTGATGAAGCAGGGGAATATGAGATCCCTGTTACCATAACCTATATCGACGATTTTGGTGAAGAGCAGGTCGAAACAAAGGTCAGTATCATCGTTATGGAAAGCAACAGCGGTGCAGGAACAATTCTGCTAGTCCTGCTTGTCCTGGCAGTGATTGGAGGTTTGGTTTACTATAACTACAGGATGAAAAAGTCAAAGGATGAGATCATCAAGCAGCTAATGGAAGGTAGCAATAATCCTGCTGGCAAGAAATTAGAAGAAGAAACTGAAATTGAAGATGAAGAATAA
- a CDS encoding ABC transporter permease, whose protein sequence is MIDDIRVGALIAASTVKRGNKKTLMFIVFVLSLIFMNLVFLPSMIGGMMVLFTGYMQDYPYGDVVIEPSGDNTYINNADGVLQKVRAVEGVRAATKRLDVGASIEHKQNVVGVTLTGLVPTEEYEISRYPYIITEGDFLGDLSRDEIILGAAIAGTSPVFGEIYDDLGEVRAGSLVEVTYSNGVKRTYKVKGIMEGTFELVDLNALVHYKEIEDVYGLEGGKATSVVVRVDQPESEDQVKEKIRDAGVNEEVFTWADKSETLIKQAMQSMGAIDTMSKFVSLIVGAALILIIIYINILNRKKEIGILKAVGITPRSIVLSYAFLSMFYVSLGIFAGLILYLSLMLYFQANPVIFYETMEIRPVIDPMLLIQSIVTMLTLSVIAGTLPAWSVSRESILKAIWGR, encoded by the coding sequence ATGATCGACGATATCAGGGTGGGAGCTCTTATTGCAGCAAGTACTGTAAAAAGAGGGAACAAAAAAACACTGATGTTCATAGTTTTTGTTCTCTCGCTCATTTTTATGAACTTAGTGTTTCTCCCATCAATGATAGGGGGAATGATGGTTCTATTTACCGGGTATATGCAGGACTACCCTTACGGGGATGTTGTCATTGAACCATCAGGCGACAACACCTACATCAATAATGCCGATGGCGTCTTGCAGAAGGTCCGGGCTGTGGAAGGAGTAAGGGCTGCAACAAAGAGACTGGATGTGGGTGCATCTATTGAGCATAAACAGAATGTTGTAGGTGTAACTCTAACGGGTTTGGTTCCGACAGAAGAGTATGAAATTTCGCGATACCCGTATATTATCACTGAAGGGGATTTTTTAGGCGATCTTTCCAGAGATGAGATTATACTTGGTGCTGCAATCGCAGGCACAAGTCCGGTTTTTGGAGAAATATATGATGATCTGGGTGAAGTCAGGGCAGGATCGCTTGTTGAAGTAACGTACAGCAATGGTGTAAAAAGGACCTATAAGGTCAAAGGCATTATGGAAGGAACATTTGAACTTGTTGACCTTAATGCTCTGGTTCACTACAAAGAGATCGAAGACGTGTATGGTCTGGAAGGGGGCAAAGCCACCAGTGTAGTTGTAAGGGTTGACCAGCCAGAGAGTGAAGATCAGGTTAAGGAAAAGATAAGGGATGCCGGAGTGAATGAGGAGGTTTTCACATGGGCTGATAAATCAGAGACCCTCATAAAGCAGGCAATGCAAAGCATGGGTGCTATTGATACCATGTCCAAGTTCGTGAGCCTGATAGTAGGAGCAGCACTGATACTGATCATAATCTATATCAACATACTTAACAGGAAGAAAGAGATCGGCATTTTAAAAGCGGTAGGCATTACTCCGAGATCGATAGTGTTGTCCTATGCTTTCCTTAGCATGTTCTATGTTTCCCTGGGGATTTTCGCAGGATTGATCCTATACTTGTCACTTATGCTTTACTTCCAGGCGAATCCGGTGATATTCTATGAGACCATGGAGATAAGGCCCGTGATCGATCCTATGCTGCTGATCCAGAGCATAGTTACCATGCTTACGCTTTCAGTGATAGCCGGAACACTTCCTGCATGGAGTGTATCAAGAGAGAGCATACTCAAAGCCATATGGGGTAGATGA
- a CDS encoding ABC transporter ATP-binding protein, whose translation MIVVKDLKRYYGSGETTVKALNGVSFEIKKGQFVAIMGASGSGKTTVLRILALLDDATDGEYTIRGLQVSNLPEAERSYYRLTQVGYVFQDYALINEMTAAENVYVLSMMEGKSKKESYKTALEALDKVGLKDKHDRIPDELSGGEKQRVAIARAIAKKPDIMFADEPCANLDTRNSKQVLEVFKDLNDNYGQTIIMVTHEPWHVEYVDRVITLEDGKLVSDELIEESGSA comes from the coding sequence ATGATCGTTGTGAAAGACCTGAAAAGGTATTATGGTTCAGGTGAGACCACTGTCAAAGCTCTCAATGGTGTTTCTTTCGAGATAAAGAAAGGGCAGTTTGTAGCGATAATGGGGGCATCCGGTAGTGGTAAGACGACTGTCCTGAGGATCCTGGCGTTACTGGACGACGCAACGGATGGGGAGTATACCATCAGGGGATTACAGGTTTCCAATCTTCCTGAAGCAGAGAGAAGCTATTATCGCTTGACCCAGGTCGGTTATGTCTTCCAGGACTATGCTCTTATCAATGAAATGACAGCTGCAGAGAATGTATATGTTCTTTCCATGATGGAAGGTAAGTCAAAAAAGGAGTCTTATAAAACTGCTCTTGAAGCACTTGACAAGGTTGGTCTGAAGGACAAACACGACCGGATCCCTGATGAGCTCTCAGGCGGAGAAAAGCAAAGGGTAGCAATTGCAAGGGCTATTGCAAAGAAACCCGATATCATGTTCGCTGATGAACCCTGTGCGAATCTGGACACCAGGAACTCGAAGCAGGTCCTCGAAGTTTTCAAGGACCTGAATGACAACTATGGCCAGACAATTATAATGGTAACACATGAACCCTGGCATGTTGAGTATGTCGACAGGGTGATAACTCTGGAAGATGGGAAGTTGGTAAGTGATGAGCTAATAGAAGAAAGCGGGAGTGCATGA
- a CDS encoding TRAM domain-containing protein — translation MEPTAPVEAGETYDVTIEDIAREGDGIARVSGFVIFVPAAKVGDEVTIKVTKVMRKFAFGELV, via the coding sequence ATGGAACCAACTGCACCAGTAGAAGCTGGCGAAACATACGACGTGACAATTGAAGATATCGCAAGAGAAGGCGACGGAATTGCTAGAGTAAGCGGTTTTGTAATCTTTGTCCCTGCTGCAAAGGTCGGCGACGAAGTAACAATCAAAGTCACCAAGGTCATGAGAAAGTTCGCATTTGGCGAATTAGTATAA
- a CDS encoding DEAD/DEAH box helicase, translating into MSFDNLNLIYPLQRALSEEGYVEPTPIQELSIPHLMNGRDMIGIAQTGTGKTAAFILPILHNMSESYKAPRPRFPKVLVLAPTRELAAQIGDSFSTYGKFTRFKHTVVFGGVGQMPQVKALSKGVDSLVATPGRLLDLMEQGHVNLSSVEYFVLDEADRMLDMGFINDVYKIVDLLPQKRQSLFFSATMSPEISKLARKLLSNPAHVEVTPQATTVERIDQFIFFVDSEDKNELLLHLLRGKHLECVLIFTRTKHRANKVTEMLNKNNIPAGAIHGNKSQTHRTKTLQSFKTGELRVLVATDIAARGIDIEDISHVINYDLPNIPESYVHRIGRTARAGADGTAYSFCAADERDFLRDIEELTNMEIEVAEHNYHSEKARNATGDAARPAPKKQRGRKATPGNKGRGRGRKADGKGKDKDKGSRGNAESKSRGGDVRGKKGASSGRSGDSRSKNAGSKGKPSGSKSGNKTGRSGNSNTGQGRNKGGKRSGQNSGRSGNRK; encoded by the coding sequence ATGTCATTTGATAATCTTAATCTAATCTACCCGCTTCAGCGGGCATTGTCCGAAGAGGGCTACGTAGAACCCACTCCCATACAGGAGCTATCCATTCCTCATCTGATGAACGGCAGGGATATGATCGGCATCGCACAGACCGGTACCGGCAAGACTGCTGCATTCATATTACCAATTCTTCACAACATGTCTGAGTCCTACAAGGCACCACGTCCCAGATTCCCCAAGGTGCTTGTTCTTGCACCCACAAGGGAACTTGCAGCACAGATAGGGGATAGCTTTTCCACATATGGCAAGTTCACCCGATTCAAGCATACGGTTGTATTCGGCGGCGTTGGGCAGATGCCACAGGTAAAGGCTCTCTCAAAAGGTGTCGATTCACTTGTGGCCACTCCGGGCAGGCTTCTGGACCTGATGGAGCAGGGACATGTCAATCTCTCGAGTGTGGAATATTTCGTACTTGACGAAGCGGACAGGATGCTCGATATGGGCTTCATCAATGATGTGTACAAGATAGTTGACCTGCTTCCACAAAAACGCCAGTCGCTTTTCTTCTCAGCTACTATGTCGCCTGAGATCTCCAAACTCGCCAGAAAATTGCTCAGTAACCCTGCTCATGTAGAGGTCACTCCACAGGCAACAACTGTTGAACGCATAGATCAGTTCATCTTTTTCGTAGATTCAGAGGACAAGAACGAATTGCTTTTGCATTTGTTGAGAGGTAAGCATCTGGAATGTGTTCTCATATTTACACGTACAAAGCACCGGGCCAACAAGGTCACAGAGATGCTCAACAAGAATAACATCCCTGCAGGTGCGATCCACGGTAACAAGTCCCAGACCCACCGTACAAAGACCCTCCAGAGCTTCAAGACCGGAGAATTGCGTGTACTTGTTGCAACTGACATAGCTGCCCGTGGAATTGATATCGAGGATATCTCCCACGTGATCAACTACGATCTGCCGAACATCCCTGAAAGCTACGTGCACCGTATAGGACGTACAGCAAGGGCAGGGGCGGATGGTACAGCATACTCCTTCTGTGCAGCTGATGAGCGAGACTTCCTCCGTGATATCGAAGAGCTCACCAACATGGAGATCGAGGTCGCTGAACACAATTATCACTCCGAAAAGGCCCGGAATGCCACAGGAGATGCAGCAAGACCGGCTCCTAAGAAACAACGAGGCAGAAAGGCAACCCCTGGAAACAAAGGTCGTGGAAGGGGTAGGAAGGCTGACGGCAAAGGTAAAGATAAGGATAAAGGCAGTCGCGGTAATGCCGAAAGCAAATCCAGGGGTGGAGATGTCAGGGGCAAAAAGGGAGCTAGTAGTGGCAGATCTGGTGACAGCCGGAGCAAGAACGCAGGGTCCAAAGGCAAACCGAGCGGCTCTAAAAGTGGAAACAAGACTGGTCGGTCAGGAAATTCCAATACCGGGCAGGGTAGGAATAAGGGTGGAAAGCGGTCTGGTCAGAACTCCGGCAGGTCCGGTAATCGCAAGTGA
- a CDS encoding class I SAM-dependent methyltransferase, whose product MAETKAVLHRFNRFSRFYDVVEGIVEHIAFKRWRPAVFSKVEGRCLEVGFGTGRNFRYYPKEKDVRMVAIELSPGMAARSKERAKGIDIDLILMDAQHLAFKDNTFDSVVMTLVLCSVPDPVKTVEECVRVCKPAGKIIDLEHVRSSNRLIAFMQDIITPVTNMLVALNINRDTPGNLEKGGALIIEDRHVTFIDIFRLIVSRPGK is encoded by the coding sequence GTGGCAGAAACAAAAGCAGTGCTTCATCGATTCAACCGCTTTTCTCGATTTTATGATGTTGTGGAAGGCATAGTAGAACATATTGCCTTTAAACGATGGAGACCGGCGGTCTTCTCAAAGGTCGAAGGCAGATGCCTTGAGGTAGGTTTCGGCACAGGAAGGAACTTCAGATACTACCCAAAGGAGAAAGATGTACGCATGGTGGCCATTGAACTTTCCCCAGGAATGGCAGCAAGATCGAAAGAGAGAGCAAAAGGTATTGATATTGATCTTATACTGATGGATGCCCAGCATCTCGCATTTAAAGACAATACCTTTGATTCTGTAGTGATGACGCTTGTACTTTGCTCAGTCCCTGACCCTGTAAAAACTGTGGAAGAATGCGTGAGAGTTTGTAAGCCGGCTGGAAAGATCATCGACCTGGAACATGTTCGCTCCAGTAACCGTTTGATAGCTTTCATGCAGGATATTATCACCCCGGTAACAAACATGCTCGTTGCCCTTAACATAAATCGGGATACACCTGGAAATTTAGAAAAGGGAGGTGCACTGATCATAGAAGACAGGCATGTGACATTTATTGATATATTCAGGCTTATTGTAAGCAGACCAGGGAAATAA